A part of Gouania willdenowi chromosome 2, fGouWil2.1, whole genome shotgun sequence genomic DNA contains:
- the LOC114477303 gene encoding epithelial cell-transforming sequence 2 oncogene-like isoform X2, with translation MVTPHSRSVRLRSHQTCSLKQDFKVFCCCVFFFFFNLNLCVMEPTVRPRPHSVKRWQLNGTDYEPQQVLHGLRFSSWTPLHNTTANLQLFEERVNLVLHWFDLWTDQQRKHLLHSLLSRCSRPQLKFCRDLLMDTVPVSRLDFTAVLPRFLSLYVMSFLSPRDLSRAAQVSWNWRVLSEQDCIWASRCIKRGWFLPYSPAEKEFGAWKNHYVSCVSTLDYLTPREAAKMYGTLIQSSVGTEEKQEQRRKERITRERIKEKLQEEKRMSLRSRRAWGSRSMPEGLRGGGVKSWTLSPGTERASLPSWYSQTFDSSSFSSLSQDRGRPITSDQCRDSCLWLHPSVMSVCLAGE, from the exons ATGGTGACGCCTCACAGCAGATCAGTCCGTCTGCGCAGTCATCAAACCTGCTCTCTGAAACAGGACTTtaaagtgttttgttgttgtgtgtttttttttttttttaacctaaacCTGTGTGTAATGGAGCCCACAGTGCGACCTAGACCTCACTCTGTGAAGCGGTGGCAACTCAACGGGACAGACTACGAGCCACAGCAGGTGTTGCACGGCCTCCGCTTCAGCAGCTGGACTCCTCTACACAACACCACCGCCAACCTGCAG TTGTTTGAGGAGAGAGTTAACCTTGTGCTGCACTGGTTTGATCTGTGGACCGATCAGCAAAGGAAACATCTGCTTCACTCTTTACTCTCACGCTGCTCCAGGCCACAGCTAAA GTTCTGCAGAGATTTGCTGATGGATACGGTTCCAGTGTCTCGGTTGGACTTCACAGCAGTGTTGCCTCGCTTTCTCTCCCTGTATGTGATGTCATTTCTGTCTCCTCGTGACCTTAGCCGTGCCGCCCAGGTCAGCTGGAACTGGAGAGTCCTTTCTGAGCAG GATTGTATCTGGGCCAGCCGCTGCATCAAAAGAGGCTGGTTTCTTCCATACTCTCCTGCAGAGAAAGAGTTTGGCGCGTGGAAGAACCACTATGTCTCCTGCGTGTCCACTCTGGACTATCTCACACCAAGGGAAGCAGCTAAGATGTACGGCACCCTCATCCAGTCATCTGTGGGGACGGAAGAGAAGCAGGAACAGAGGAGAAAAGAGCGAATAACCCGGGAAAGAATCAAGGAAAAGCTGCAGGAGGAGAAGA GAATGTCTCTGAGATCAAGGAGAGCCTGGGGCAGCCGCTCAATGCCTGAGGGACTCAGGGGGGGAGGAGTCAAGTCATGGACCCTCAGCCCTGGGACAGAACGTGCTTCCCTCCCTTCATGGTATTCACAGACCTTTGACTCCTCCAGTTTTTCTTCTCTCAGCCAGGACAGGGGGCGACCTATAACCTCTGATCAATGCAG ggattcctgtttgtggctccacccctcagtgatgtctgtgtgcttggctggtgaatga
- the ccdc28a gene encoding coiled-coil domain-containing protein 28A yields MEERKLKRKSIRTTSANTAAPSSSSIRKNSAPSGARNVGYSHDMGTRSSQKSKTRRAVKPRFQPGRASQKQGQAAPIQHSFLTDVSDVQEMENGLLSLLNDFHSGKLEAFGNERSIGQMEHVREMQEKLARLHFDLYSEVDEMPEDQKKTASDTNMDKLLLNLEELSSSIQKLNLADTQEIPKTSSV; encoded by the exons ATGGAGGAACGCAAGCTAAAGAGAAAGAGTATCAGGACCACCTCCGCCAACACAGCGGCTCCGTCCAGCAGCTCTATCCGGAAAAACAGCGCTCCCTCCGGGGCACGAAACGTCGGCTACAGCCACGACATGGGGACACGCTCTAGCCAGAAGAGCAAAACCAGAAG GGCCGTAAAACCCAGGTTTCAGCCGGGCAGAGCCAGTCAGAAACAGGGCCAGGCTGCCCCCATCCAGCACTCTTTTCTGACAGATGTATCCGATGTGCAGGAGATGGAGAACGGCCTTCTCAGCCTTCTCAATGACTTCCACTCAGGGAAACTGGAGGCTTTTG GAAATGAACGCTCTATTGGTCAGATGGAGCATGTGAGGGAGATGCAGGAGAAGCTGGCCCGTTTGCACTTTGACCTCTACAGTGAGGTAGATGAAATGCCCGAGGACCAAAAGAAGACAGCCAGCGACACCAACATGGATAagctgcttttaaat CTTGAAGAGCTCAGTTCTTCGAT TCAGAAACTGAATCTTGCCGACACTCAAGAGATCCCCAAGACCAGTAGCGTGTGA